CTGGGACGAGCACCTTTTCCGCCGAATGGGCGACCTGGCGGGCGGTAACGTCGAATTCCGGACGCTGCCCGTAGTGCGCTACGACAACATCGACGGCCAGGACGTCAACATCATCGACCCGACCGCGATCCGGGCTGAGGTCGCGGCCGCATTCGGCAACGCGTCAGCAACCAAAGCCACCGTCGCCAAGCCCGACCCGGCCACCGTCGTCGATGTGGTCAATGCCGGCAGCATCAGTGGACTGGCCAGCCAGGTGTCCAGTGCGCTGCGTAAGCGCGGCTACACCGCGGGTCAGGTGCGCGACCGCGAATCCGGCGATCCATTCGCCACCACGATCGAGTACGGCGCCGGCGCGAAAGCCGACGCCGAGAACCTAGCGGACCTGCTCGGTATCGACGCCCCCTACCAACCGGATTCCGCCCTGGCGCCCGGCCACATCCGCGTGACCGTGGATACCAACTTCTCGCTGCCGGCGCCCGACGAGGCCGCGTCCACCGCGACGTCCACCAAGACCGGCACATATCCGATGTACAGCGATGACACCGCCAGCTACCCGACGCCCGACCAAGGGGCACCCATCGACGGCGGCGGCGTTCCCTGCGTGAACTAGGCCCCCATTAAGCGTGCGTACCGCCATCGATGCGGATTTCGGTGCCGGTGATGAACGCGCCATCCTCGGACACCAGCATGGCGATCACGCCGGCGACGGCGGACGGATCGGCCATTCCGGCGCCGCTGGACTGCTCCGTGGTGGGCAGGATCGGCAGCAGCCTGGCAAACAACTTCCAGTTGGCGTCCTGCGGAATGTATCCCCCGGTGGCGTCGGTGATCCCGGACTTGATGCTGCCCGGCGCCACACAGACGGCACGTAGCCCGTCACTTGCGTACTCGAGCGCCAAGGCATGGGTGAACGCCGCAACGCCGCCTTTGCTGGCGGAGTAGGCGGCCATGTACGGGTGCGCGAAGGAAGCCGACGTCGAGCTGAAGTTCACGATCGTGCTGCGCGGGTTCTTCAGCAACG
The nucleotide sequence above comes from Mycobacterium decipiens. Encoded proteins:
- a CDS encoding SDR family NAD(P)-dependent oxidoreductase, producing the protein MKRLEGQRILVTGAGSGIGAASALRLLDEGAAVVGADIAAHGLGTTRDRAQEAGSADRLTTFEMNVAEEKSVAEGVRRAVDTLGGLDSLVNAAGILRAAHTHQTSTEQWNQIIAVNLTGTFLVVREALPALLKNPRSTIVNFSSTSASFAHPYMAAYSASKGGVAAFTHALALEYASDGLRAVCVAPGSIKSGITDATGGYIPQDANWKLFARLLPILPTTEQSSGAGMADPSAVAGVIAMLVSEDGAFITGTEIRIDGGTHA